Proteins encoded within one genomic window of Nonomuraea gerenzanensis:
- a CDS encoding GyrI-like domain-containing protein gives MPQIIELPERPYVGVRRTITMTTFGLVADRIGEIIGWLAERGTYPAGAPFLRYESIDLAADRLVVQAGIPVPAPVEGEGDRFAAVLPAGRYATVTHHGHPDQLFGAIEALLQWGKEQGLTWDMAERDGAEHWGCRLELFQTDPRVEPDLHKWDTELQFRLA, from the coding sequence ATGCCACAGATCATCGAACTTCCCGAGCGCCCGTACGTCGGGGTGCGCCGCACCATCACCATGACCACCTTCGGGCTGGTCGCGGACCGCATCGGGGAGATCATCGGCTGGCTGGCCGAACGCGGCACGTACCCGGCGGGGGCGCCGTTCCTGCGCTACGAGAGCATCGACCTGGCAGCCGACCGGCTGGTGGTGCAGGCGGGGATCCCGGTGCCGGCGCCGGTGGAGGGCGAGGGCGACCGCTTCGCCGCCGTCCTGCCCGCCGGCCGCTACGCCACCGTCACCCACCACGGCCACCCCGACCAGCTCTTCGGCGCCATCGAGGCGCTGCTGCAGTGGGGCAAGGAGCAGGGGCTGACGTGGGACATGGCGGAGCGGGACGGGGCCGAGCACTGGGGGTGCCGCCTGGAGCTGTTCCAGACGGACCCGCGGGTGGAGCCTGACCTGCACAAGTGGGACACCGAGCTGCAGTTCCGCCTGGCCTGA
- a CDS encoding phospho-sugar mutase, translating into MSGVGDEPAAEVLLEAARAWLAQDPDPDTRAELSALIDAADLAALEDRFGAKLEFGTAGLRGELGAGPNRMNRVTVMRAAAGLAAVLGPGKHVVIGYDARHKSDVFARDTAAVLTGAGLHASLLPQPLPTPVLAFAVRHLDADAGVTVTASHNPPRDNGYKVYWGDGSQITPPIDGEISAAIDAVGRVDELPLHGPGTLTELGEGIVDDYLAAVTALPLGDARDLRVAYTPLHGVGAATLTDAFLRAGFECPMAVEEQRNPDPDFPTVAFPNPEEPGAMDLAVALAAKLDADLVLANDPDADRCAVGVPLPGGGVRMLTGDEVGGLLAEHVITHTSGDRMVATTIVSSSLLGKIAHRHGVRYGETLTGFKWIIKAGPGLVFGYEEALGYSIGADGGLPVRDKDGIGAALTVAAIAATAKRDGRTLLDLLDDQARRYGLHATAQLSFRVADLALITAAMTRLRADRTPALGGLAVERVDDLARGDGGLPPTDGLRYRLADDARVVVRPSGTEPKLKCYLEVVVPVTGTPAAARAVAEERLAALKSDVGARLGL; encoded by the coding sequence GTGAGCGGCGTCGGCGACGAACCGGCCGCGGAGGTCCTCCTGGAGGCCGCGCGCGCGTGGCTGGCGCAGGACCCCGACCCCGACACCCGCGCCGAGCTGTCGGCGCTGATCGACGCCGCGGACCTGGCCGCACTGGAGGACCGCTTCGGCGCGAAGCTGGAGTTCGGCACGGCGGGCCTGCGCGGCGAGCTGGGCGCCGGCCCCAACCGGATGAACCGCGTCACCGTCATGCGCGCCGCCGCCGGCCTGGCCGCCGTGCTCGGCCCGGGCAAGCACGTGGTCATCGGCTACGACGCCCGGCACAAGTCCGACGTGTTCGCCCGCGACACGGCCGCCGTGCTGACGGGCGCGGGCCTGCACGCCTCGCTGCTGCCGCAGCCGCTGCCCACGCCGGTGCTGGCCTTCGCCGTCCGCCACCTCGACGCCGACGCCGGCGTGACGGTCACCGCCAGCCACAACCCGCCGCGCGACAACGGCTACAAGGTCTACTGGGGCGACGGCTCCCAGATCACGCCGCCGATCGACGGCGAGATCTCGGCCGCCATCGACGCCGTGGGCCGGGTGGACGAGCTGCCGCTGCACGGCCCCGGCACGCTGACCGAGCTGGGCGAGGGCATCGTCGACGACTACCTCGCCGCCGTGACCGCCCTGCCCCTCGGCGACGCCCGCGACCTGCGCGTGGCCTACACCCCGCTGCACGGGGTCGGCGCGGCCACCCTCACCGACGCCTTCCTGCGCGCCGGCTTCGAGTGCCCGATGGCGGTCGAGGAGCAGCGCAACCCCGACCCCGACTTCCCCACGGTGGCCTTCCCCAACCCGGAGGAGCCGGGCGCCATGGACCTGGCGGTCGCCCTGGCCGCCAAGCTGGACGCCGACCTGGTGCTGGCCAACGACCCCGACGCCGACAGATGCGCGGTGGGCGTCCCGCTGCCGGGGGGCGGCGTCCGCATGCTGACCGGCGACGAGGTCGGCGGCCTGCTGGCCGAGCACGTCATCACGCACACCAGCGGCGACCGCATGGTGGCCACCACCATCGTCTCCTCCTCCCTCCTCGGCAAGATCGCCCACCGGCACGGCGTCCGGTACGGCGAGACGCTCACCGGCTTCAAGTGGATCATCAAGGCCGGCCCCGGCCTGGTCTTCGGCTACGAGGAGGCCCTCGGCTACAGCATCGGCGCCGACGGCGGCCTCCCGGTCAGGGACAAGGACGGCATCGGCGCGGCCCTGACGGTGGCGGCCATCGCGGCGACGGCCAAGCGCGACGGCCGCACGCTCCTGGACCTCCTCGACGACCAGGCCCGCCGCTACGGCCTGCACGCGACGGCCCAGCTGTCGTTCCGCGTGGCCGACCTCGCGCTGATCACCGCCGCCATGACCCGCCTGCGCGCCGACCGCACCCCGGCCTTGGGCGGCCTGGCGGTGGAGCGGGTGGACGACCTGGCGCGCGGCGACGGCGGCCTGCCGCCCACCGACGGCCTGCGGTACCGGCTGGCGGACGACGCCCGCGTGGTGGTGCGCCCGTCGGGCACCGAGCCCAAGCTGAAGTGTTACCTGGAGGTGGTCGTCCCGGTCACGGGCACGCCCGCGGCGGCCAGGGCGGTGGCTGAGGAGCGGCTGGCCGCCTTGAAGTCCGATGTGGGCGCCCGCCTGGGTCTGTGA
- a CDS encoding purine-nucleoside phosphorylase, whose translation MSKDAYTLASEAAAALRSAAGLDTFDVALVMGSGWVPAADAIGETVREIPFTDLPGFRAPAVAGHGGKIRVVRTSAGRHALILLGRTHLYEGLGVDAVVHGVRTAAAAGVRTLVLTNAAGGLRPETQSVGDPVLISDHINLTGANPITGTTFIDLTEVYSRRLRTLVREIDPALAEGVYVAFRGPTYETPAEIRMLRTLGGDLVGMSTVLESIAAREAGLEVLGISLVTNPGAGLSGEPLNHEEVLEVGRATAARMGVLLAKVVDRL comes from the coding sequence GTGAGCAAAGACGCGTACACCCTGGCCAGTGAGGCCGCCGCGGCGCTGCGCAGCGCCGCGGGCCTCGACACCTTCGATGTGGCCCTCGTCATGGGGTCGGGGTGGGTGCCCGCCGCCGACGCGATCGGTGAGACGGTGCGGGAGATCCCGTTCACCGACCTGCCCGGTTTCCGCGCGCCCGCCGTCGCGGGCCACGGCGGCAAGATCCGCGTCGTCCGCACCTCCGCCGGGCGGCACGCGCTGATCCTCCTCGGGCGCACCCATCTGTACGAAGGGCTCGGGGTGGACGCGGTCGTGCACGGCGTACGCACCGCGGCGGCGGCCGGTGTGCGCACGCTCGTGCTCACCAACGCGGCCGGCGGCCTGCGGCCCGAGACGCAGAGCGTCGGCGACCCGGTCCTGATCAGCGACCACATCAACCTGACCGGGGCCAACCCGATCACCGGCACCACGTTCATCGACCTCACCGAGGTCTACTCGCGGCGCCTGCGCACGCTGGTCCGCGAGATCGACCCGGCCCTGGCCGAGGGCGTCTACGTGGCCTTCCGCGGCCCCACCTACGAGACGCCGGCCGAGATCCGCATGCTGCGCACGCTGGGCGGCGACCTGGTCGGCATGTCCACCGTGCTGGAGTCCATCGCGGCCCGCGAGGCGGGGCTGGAGGTGCTCGGCATCTCACTGGTGACCAACCCGGGGGCGGGCCTGTCGGGCGAGCCGCTCAACCACGAGGAGGTCCTGGAGGTGGGCCGCGCCACGGCCGCCCGCATGGGCGTGCTGCTGGCCAAGGTGGTGGACCGGCTGTGA
- a CDS encoding M20/M25/M40 family metallo-hydrolase translates to MTPAPTPASSAASSAASSAAEKEVADLCVELIRVDSSNYGDGSGPGERAAAEVVMSRLSEVGIEATYVESEPGRGNVITRIEGTDPSLPALLVHGHLDVVPANADDWSVDPFGGEIRDGYIWGRGAVDMKDMDAMMLAVLRQIKREGRRPRRDLVFAWVADEEAGGVYGAKYLTAHHPELFEGVTEAISEVGGYSLEVDPSLRLYLIETAQKGLAWMKLIADGTAGHGSMLNDDNAVTEVAKAVARIGGHDWPLTYTPTVRRFLTEVADAFGIPFDENDPQPILDQIGPLVRFVGATLRNTTNPTQLGAGYKSNVIPGQATAVVDGRFLPGFEEEFFKTVDGLLGPKVRREFIHHDIALETSFDGALVESMIAALKEEDPAARAIPYCMSGGTDNKTFFADLGVRGFGFVPLRLPADMDFAAMFHGVDERVPVDALQFGVRVLDRLLLNY, encoded by the coding sequence ATGACCCCTGCTCCGACCCCAGCTTCGAGCGCTGCTTCGAGCGCTGCTTCGAGCGCTGCCGAGAAGGAAGTGGCCGACCTGTGCGTGGAGCTGATCCGCGTCGACAGCAGCAACTACGGCGACGGCAGCGGCCCCGGCGAGCGGGCCGCGGCCGAGGTCGTCATGTCGCGGCTGTCCGAGGTCGGGATCGAGGCCACGTACGTCGAGAGCGAGCCGGGCCGCGGCAACGTGATCACCCGCATCGAGGGCACCGACCCGTCGCTGCCCGCCCTGCTCGTGCACGGCCACCTGGACGTGGTGCCGGCCAACGCCGACGACTGGTCGGTGGACCCGTTCGGGGGCGAGATCCGCGACGGCTACATCTGGGGCCGCGGCGCCGTGGACATGAAGGACATGGACGCGATGATGCTGGCCGTGCTGCGCCAGATCAAGCGCGAGGGCCGCAGGCCGCGCCGTGACCTCGTCTTCGCCTGGGTGGCCGACGAGGAGGCCGGCGGCGTGTACGGCGCCAAGTACCTCACGGCGCACCACCCCGAGCTGTTCGAGGGCGTGACCGAGGCGATCAGCGAGGTCGGCGGCTACTCGCTGGAGGTGGACCCGTCGCTGCGGCTCTACCTCATCGAGACGGCCCAGAAGGGCCTGGCCTGGATGAAGCTGATCGCCGACGGCACGGCCGGCCACGGCTCGATGCTGAACGACGACAACGCCGTCACCGAGGTCGCCAAGGCCGTCGCCAGGATCGGCGGCCACGACTGGCCGCTCACCTACACCCCGACGGTGCGCCGCTTCCTCACCGAGGTCGCCGACGCGTTCGGCATCCCGTTCGACGAGAACGACCCGCAGCCGATCCTCGACCAGATCGGGCCGCTGGTGCGCTTCGTCGGCGCGACCCTGCGCAACACCACCAACCCGACGCAGCTCGGCGCCGGCTACAAGTCGAACGTCATCCCCGGCCAGGCCACGGCCGTGGTGGACGGGCGGTTCCTGCCGGGGTTCGAGGAGGAGTTCTTCAAGACCGTCGACGGGCTGCTCGGGCCGAAGGTGCGGCGCGAGTTCATCCACCATGACATCGCGCTGGAGACCTCGTTCGACGGGGCGCTGGTGGAGTCGATGATCGCGGCGCTGAAGGAGGAGGACCCGGCGGCGCGGGCGATCCCCTACTGCATGTCCGGTGGCACCGACAACAAGACGTTCTTCGCCGACCTGGGGGTGCGCGGGTTCGGGTTCGTGCCGCTGCGGCTGCCGGCCGACATGGACTTCGCCGCGATGTTCCACGGCGTGGACGAGCGGGTGCCGGTGGACGCGCTGCAGTTCGGGGTGCGGGTTCTGGACAGGCTGCTCCTAAACTACTGA
- a CDS encoding Lrp/AsnC family transcriptional regulator has protein sequence MRRVQVDVLDQRLVAALQVSPRASWGEIGRAVGEHERTVARRLQRLIADGVVRVTAIYDDLRTGHGRPVHLHVQVRPGTAAQVAKALADRPDTRSVYSLTGAADLGCELVSPSREDLHRILSSQISDIDGVLQTQTQVVLHTFRTVAEWHAPYLTEGEVAELRPDPPVGGLPDEEGLSPLEQEIADLLTADGRIAFTAVAERLDISVPTARRRVTSLIERRLLLPRAEVEPALLGLEVEAMLWLKVRPHGLDLVGQELAAHPSVRYCAATTGTHSLIVQVVAAHEAALYRFMTGVVGRYDEITDVDLTLITRAYKRGHLHKSGLLTLERTP, from the coding sequence ATGAGACGGGTGCAGGTGGACGTTCTCGACCAGCGGCTCGTGGCCGCGCTGCAAGTCAGCCCCCGCGCGTCGTGGGGTGAGATCGGCCGGGCCGTCGGCGAGCACGAGCGCACCGTCGCCCGGCGGCTGCAGCGGCTGATCGCCGACGGGGTCGTCCGCGTCACCGCCATCTACGACGACCTGCGTACCGGGCACGGGCGGCCGGTCCACCTGCACGTCCAGGTGCGGCCCGGCACGGCGGCGCAGGTGGCCAAGGCGCTGGCCGACCGGCCCGACACGCGCTCGGTCTACTCGCTCACCGGGGCGGCCGACCTCGGCTGCGAGCTGGTCTCGCCCTCCAGGGAGGACCTGCACCGCATCCTGTCCTCGCAGATCTCCGACATCGACGGCGTGCTGCAGACGCAGACCCAGGTCGTGCTGCACACGTTCAGGACCGTGGCCGAGTGGCACGCCCCGTACCTGACCGAGGGGGAGGTGGCCGAGCTGCGGCCGGACCCGCCGGTCGGCGGCCTGCCCGACGAGGAGGGGCTCTCACCCCTGGAGCAGGAGATCGCCGACCTGCTCACCGCCGACGGCCGGATCGCGTTCACCGCCGTCGCCGAGCGGCTCGACATCTCGGTGCCGACCGCGCGCAGGCGCGTCACCTCGCTCATCGAGCGGCGGCTGCTGCTGCCCAGGGCCGAGGTGGAGCCGGCGCTGCTCGGCCTGGAGGTGGAGGCCATGCTCTGGCTGAAGGTCCGCCCGCACGGCCTCGACCTGGTCGGCCAGGAACTGGCCGCACACCCCAGCGTCCGTTACTGCGCCGCCACAACGGGCACGCACTCCCTCATCGTGCAGGTCGTGGCGGCGCACGAGGCGGCGCTCTACCGTTTCATGACCGGCGTCGTCGGCCGGTACGACGAGATCACCGACGTCGACCTCACGCTCATCACCCGCGCCTACAAGCGCGGCCACCTCCACAAGTCCGGACTGCTCACACTGGAGAGAACACCATGA
- a CDS encoding MFS transporter, with translation MATSPLAQSPLGIPKSRVRQLMAASIGNVVEWYDWYAYTFLAVYFSEQVFPKGSANSLVPLLSSFAVFAVGFFMRPLGGLLVGAFADRYGRKNAMTFTIVLMGAGSLLVGLTPTYAAVGLLAPIILTLARLIQGLSVGGEFAAATTFLVESAPPGRRGLFSSFQYVSTTIGQLIASGLAALLATSLVEADMSSWGWRVPFFVGAVLSLVGLWIRKGADETSAVAEEIRRGEAERPKLFDFLKHYPRSAATIVGITIAGTVAYYTWTSFLPTYAQITVGFDKADSLQIGTISLVFFMILQPLLGMLSDRVGRKPMLITFGLGFLILPVPLLGLLTDSYASLLIVQLVGMVFLGCFTSISAAVNSELFPTRVRAAGAGFPYSLTVALFGGTAPLIGTALQEAENPGLFPWYMSALALVSTLVYLFVLKETKDQPLR, from the coding sequence GTGGCGACCTCCCCCCTGGCTCAATCACCACTCGGCATCCCGAAGAGCCGCGTCCGTCAGCTCATGGCGGCCAGCATCGGCAACGTCGTGGAGTGGTACGACTGGTACGCCTACACCTTCCTCGCTGTCTACTTCTCCGAGCAGGTCTTCCCGAAGGGCTCTGCCAACAGCCTGGTACCGCTGCTGAGCTCGTTCGCCGTCTTCGCGGTCGGCTTCTTCATGCGCCCGCTCGGCGGCCTGCTCGTCGGCGCCTTCGCCGACCGGTACGGCCGCAAGAACGCGATGACGTTCACGATCGTGCTGATGGGCGCCGGCTCCCTGCTCGTCGGCCTGACCCCGACCTACGCGGCCGTCGGCCTGCTGGCGCCGATCATCCTCACCCTGGCCAGGCTCATCCAGGGCCTGTCGGTGGGCGGTGAGTTCGCCGCCGCGACCACGTTCCTGGTGGAGTCGGCCCCGCCCGGCCGCCGCGGCCTGTTCTCCAGTTTCCAGTACGTCAGCACCACCATCGGCCAGCTCATCGCCTCCGGCCTGGCCGCACTGCTGGCCACCAGCCTCGTCGAGGCCGACATGAGCTCCTGGGGCTGGCGCGTCCCGTTCTTCGTGGGCGCCGTGCTCAGCCTCGTCGGCCTGTGGATCCGCAAGGGCGCCGACGAGACCTCGGCCGTGGCGGAGGAGATCAGGCGCGGCGAGGCCGAGCGGCCCAAGCTGTTCGACTTCCTCAAGCACTACCCGAGGTCGGCGGCCACGATCGTGGGCATCACGATCGCCGGCACCGTCGCGTACTACACGTGGACCAGCTTCCTGCCCACCTACGCGCAGATCACCGTGGGCTTCGACAAGGCCGACTCGCTGCAGATCGGCACGATCTCGCTGGTCTTCTTCATGATCCTGCAGCCGCTGCTCGGCATGTTGTCGGACCGGGTGGGGCGCAAGCCGATGCTGATCACGTTCGGCCTCGGGTTCCTCATCCTGCCCGTGCCGCTGCTCGGCCTGCTCACCGACTCCTACGCCAGCCTGCTGATCGTGCAGCTCGTCGGCATGGTCTTCCTCGGCTGCTTCACCTCGATCTCGGCCGCGGTGAACTCCGAGCTGTTCCCCACCCGGGTGCGGGCGGCGGGGGCCGGGTTCCCGTACTCGCTGACCGTGGCCCTCTTCGGCGGCACCGCGCCGCTGATCGGCACCGCGCTGCAGGAGGCGGAGAACCCCGGGCTCTTCCCGTGGTACATGTCGGCGCTGGCGCTGGTCTCGACGCTGGTCTACCTGTTCGTCCTGAAGGAGACCAAGGACCAGCCGCTGCGCTAG
- a CDS encoding gamma-glutamylcyclotransferase has protein sequence MTSGTRREGWIVAWASDRSGKPSDLRLYGAYGTNMDPEQMAMRAPHSPIWGVGWLPGWRLTFGGMDLAWEGAVATIVEDPDEHVFVVLYDVPDWEETSLDQWEGAVRGAYHKVRLRVQTLEGEVVAWFYVLDGYEGGLPSARYLGSLAEAAERAGAPDDYVKELRERPCNSFGG, from the coding sequence ATGACGAGTGGCACCCGGCGGGAGGGGTGGATCGTGGCGTGGGCTTCGGACCGTTCGGGCAAGCCGAGTGATCTCAGACTGTACGGCGCGTACGGCACCAACATGGACCCCGAGCAGATGGCGATGCGCGCCCCCCACTCACCGATCTGGGGCGTGGGATGGCTGCCGGGCTGGCGCCTGACGTTCGGCGGCATGGACCTCGCCTGGGAGGGCGCGGTCGCCACGATCGTCGAGGATCCCGACGAGCACGTGTTCGTGGTGCTCTACGACGTGCCCGACTGGGAGGAGACCTCGCTCGACCAGTGGGAGGGCGCGGTGCGCGGCGCCTACCACAAGGTGCGGCTGCGGGTGCAGACCCTGGAGGGCGAGGTCGTGGCCTGGTTCTACGTGCTCGACGGCTACGAGGGCGGCCTGCCCTCGGCCCGCTACCTGGGCAGCCTGGCCGAGGCGGCCGAGCGCGCGGGCGCCCCCGACGACTACGTCAAGGAGCTGCGGGAGCGCCCCTGCAACTCGTTCGGCGGCTGA
- a CDS encoding NAD(P)H-quinone dehydrogenase: MTRIVIIGGGPGGYEAALVAAQLGAQVTMVEQDGPGGACVLTDCVPSKTLIATSVRKQALLDAASLGVSFSGGSDGDAGVVGVDLPLVNKRVKELAQAQSADIATRVEAEGVEIIKARGRLVDPQVVKAGDRTIRADVVLVATGATPRVLPGAEPDGERILTWRQLYDLEELPEHLIVVGSGVTGAEFAGAYRSLGAEVTLVSSRDRMMPNEDADGAEVLEEVYRRRGMNVMGRSRASSVKRTADGVVVTLEDGRTAEGSHALMTVGMIPNTSGIGLEEAGVQLDRSGFVKVDKVSRTSAPGVYAAGDCTGVLMLASVAAMQGRIAVWHALGEAVQPLRLATVASNIFTDPEIAAVGVAQRAIEAGEIEANVVKLPLATNARAKMQGFNDGFVKLFCRPHTGIVLGGVVVAPRASELILAVSVAVQQRLTVDQLAHTFAVYPSLSGSITEAARRLMQPGVSI; this comes from the coding sequence GTGACGAGGATCGTGATCATCGGTGGCGGACCAGGCGGCTACGAGGCGGCGCTGGTGGCCGCTCAGCTAGGCGCGCAAGTCACGATGGTCGAGCAGGACGGCCCAGGGGGCGCGTGCGTGCTCACCGACTGCGTGCCGTCCAAGACGCTGATCGCGACCTCCGTGCGCAAGCAGGCGCTGCTCGACGCCGCGTCCCTGGGCGTGTCGTTCTCCGGCGGGTCCGACGGCGACGCCGGCGTGGTGGGGGTCGACCTGCCGCTGGTCAACAAGCGCGTCAAGGAGCTGGCGCAGGCGCAGTCGGCCGACATCGCGACGCGGGTCGAGGCCGAGGGCGTGGAGATCATCAAGGCGCGCGGGCGGCTGGTGGACCCGCAGGTGGTCAAGGCCGGCGACCGGACGATCAGGGCCGACGTGGTGCTGGTGGCGACGGGTGCGACGCCGCGGGTGCTGCCGGGGGCCGAGCCCGACGGCGAGCGCATCCTCACCTGGCGCCAGCTCTACGACCTGGAGGAGCTGCCCGAGCACCTGATCGTGGTGGGGTCCGGGGTGACGGGGGCCGAGTTCGCGGGCGCCTACCGGTCGCTCGGGGCAGAGGTCACGCTGGTGTCCAGCCGTGACCGGATGATGCCCAACGAGGACGCCGACGGTGCCGAGGTGCTGGAGGAGGTCTATCGGCGGCGCGGGATGAACGTCATGGGCCGCTCGCGGGCCTCGTCCGTCAAGCGCACCGCCGACGGGGTGGTCGTGACGCTGGAGGACGGGCGCACGGCCGAGGGCTCGCACGCGCTGATGACGGTCGGCATGATCCCCAACACCTCGGGCATCGGCCTGGAGGAGGCCGGGGTGCAGCTCGACCGGAGCGGCTTCGTCAAGGTCGACAAGGTGTCGCGCACGTCGGCGCCCGGCGTGTACGCGGCCGGCGACTGCACGGGCGTGCTGATGCTCGCCTCCGTCGCCGCCATGCAGGGCCGGATCGCGGTGTGGCACGCGCTGGGCGAGGCCGTGCAGCCGCTGCGGCTGGCCACCGTCGCCTCCAACATCTTCACCGACCCCGAGATCGCGGCGGTCGGTGTCGCCCAGCGGGCCATCGAGGCCGGTGAGATCGAGGCGAACGTGGTCAAGCTGCCGCTGGCCACCAACGCGCGGGCCAAGATGCAGGGCTTCAACGACGGGTTCGTGAAGCTGTTCTGCCGCCCGCACACCGGCATCGTGCTGGGCGGCGTGGTGGTGGCGCCCCGGGCCTCGGAGCTCATCCTGGCCGTGTCGGTGGCGGTGCAGCAGCGCCTGACAGTGGACCAGCTCGCGCACACGTTCGCGGTCTACCCGTCGTTGTCGGGGTCGATCACCGAGGCGGCGCGGCGGCTCATGCAGCCCGGGGTGTCGATCTAG
- a CDS encoding TIGR03086 family metal-binding protein, with protein MNEIADRYRRRAAAVEDKIAAVRPEQWANPSPCARWTARDVVRHLVDMHGVMLRPLGLALSPAPSVDDDPLAAFRAARADVQAILDDPARAARECDTPAGRVTAERNIDQVVSDDLPLHGWDLARATGQDDTIHPEDVERGWAAMGALPPDLLATFRTPGAFGPGVEVFGPEVKVGEDASPQDRLLAFIGRDPGWQP; from the coding sequence ATGAACGAGATCGCCGACCGCTACCGCAGGCGAGCCGCCGCGGTAGAGGACAAGATCGCCGCCGTGCGGCCCGAGCAGTGGGCGAACCCGTCGCCGTGCGCACGATGGACCGCCCGTGACGTCGTCAGGCACCTCGTCGACATGCACGGCGTGATGCTGCGCCCGCTGGGCCTGGCGCTCAGCCCGGCGCCGTCGGTGGACGACGACCCGCTGGCGGCCTTCCGCGCCGCGCGCGCGGACGTACAGGCGATCCTGGACGACCCCGCCCGCGCGGCGCGGGAGTGCGACACCCCCGCCGGGCGCGTCACGGCGGAGCGGAACATCGACCAGGTGGTCAGCGACGACCTGCCGCTGCACGGCTGGGACCTGGCCCGCGCCACCGGGCAGGACGACACGATCCACCCCGAGGACGTCGAGCGCGGCTGGGCGGCCATGGGCGCGCTGCCGCCCGACCTGCTGGCCACGTTCAGGACACCGGGCGCGTTCGGGCCCGGCGTGGAGGTGTTCGGGCCCGAGGTGAAGGTCGGCGAGGACGCCTCACCTCAGGACCGGCTGCTCGCCTTCATCGGGCGAGACCCCGGATGGCAGCCCTAG